A portion of the Verrucomicrobiia bacterium genome contains these proteins:
- a CDS encoding long-chain fatty acid--CoA ligase → MTEPTVIARLESIVAAQPRKVCIFWGKDRITYAELAARIHAYGARLQAAYAVRPGDRVGILLKNSPEFIYALYAALKSGATVVPINTFLKAPEIQHIIDDCQLKCLVTSADFDETIFKVKGVTVVPLADLGQGTQTSAPNWSPIQPTDLAVIIYTSGTTGKSKGAMLTHGNIATNVRSCIKALEPTKADRLTLLLPMFHSFMLTVCIFTPLSVGAGIVLIKSVQPFKLAMREIIRNRATILVGIPQLFQALADAKIPFWLHWVLKLHLAVSGAAPLPGETLARFDRKFHFPLLEGYGLSEASPVVSFNPIRGVRKAGSVGLPLPDVQVKIFDDHGQELPAGQVGEIVVSGPNVMRGYYNHAEETAAALRENWLHTGDMGKKDDDGYIYIVDRRKEMLLVRGMNVYPREIEEVLHQFPNVREVAVVPKPDEKRGEVPIAFVSPTEGAKLVSSEILSFCRDRLADYKIPREIRIVEALPRTATGKIAKLELKKQV, encoded by the coding sequence ATGACCGAGCCAACTGTCATCGCCCGCCTGGAATCGATTGTGGCAGCGCAGCCGCGCAAGGTCTGCATTTTCTGGGGCAAGGACCGCATCACTTATGCGGAATTGGCCGCTCGTATCCATGCTTACGGCGCCCGTTTGCAAGCCGCCTACGCCGTGCGGCCGGGCGATCGCGTGGGGATCCTGCTCAAGAACAGCCCCGAATTCATTTACGCGCTCTATGCCGCCTTGAAGTCGGGCGCGACCGTGGTCCCCATCAATACATTCTTAAAAGCTCCCGAAATCCAGCACATCATTGATGACTGCCAACTCAAGTGCCTGGTTACGTCAGCGGATTTTGACGAGACAATCTTCAAGGTCAAGGGCGTTACCGTGGTTCCACTGGCGGACCTTGGGCAAGGTACTCAAACCAGCGCGCCAAACTGGTCTCCTATCCAGCCGACGGACCTCGCCGTGATCATCTACACCTCCGGCACGACGGGCAAATCCAAGGGCGCGATGCTGACGCACGGCAACATCGCCACCAACGTCCGCAGTTGCATCAAGGCCCTTGAACCAACGAAAGCCGACCGTCTCACCCTCCTGCTTCCGATGTTTCACAGCTTCATGCTGACCGTGTGCATCTTCACCCCGCTTTCGGTCGGCGCGGGTATCGTGTTGATCAAATCCGTCCAGCCGTTCAAGCTGGCAATGCGCGAGATCATTCGGAACCGCGCCACGATTCTGGTGGGCATTCCGCAGTTGTTCCAGGCGCTGGCGGACGCCAAAATCCCCTTCTGGCTGCATTGGGTGCTGAAACTGCATCTGGCCGTTTCCGGGGCCGCTCCCCTGCCCGGCGAGACTCTCGCCAGATTCGATCGCAAATTCCACTTCCCCCTGCTGGAAGGGTATGGACTGAGCGAGGCGTCGCCCGTGGTGTCCTTCAACCCCATCCGCGGCGTCCGCAAGGCGGGCTCGGTCGGCCTGCCACTGCCCGACGTGCAGGTGAAGATATTCGACGACCATGGCCAGGAACTGCCCGCCGGACAGGTGGGCGAGATCGTCGTGAGCGGTCCGAATGTTATGCGTGGTTATTACAATCACGCCGAGGAAACAGCCGCCGCCCTACGCGAAAACTGGCTGCACACCGGCGACATGGGGAAGAAGGATGATGACGGTTACATCTACATCGTGGACCGCCGCAAGGAGATGCTGCTGGTGCGCGGCATGAACGTGTACCCGCGCGAGATCGAGGAAGTCTTGCACCAGTTCCCCAATGTTCGCGAAGTCGCGGTTGTCCCGAAGCCCGACGAGAAGCGCGGCGAAGTCCCCATCGCCTTCGTTAGCCCGACTGAAGGCGCAAAACTTGTGTCGAGCGAGATTCTAAGCTTCTGCCGTGATCGTCTCGCCGACTACAAAATCCCCCGTGAAATCCGCATCGTGGAAGCCCTACCAAGAACGGCCACCGGCAAGATCGCCAAGCTGGAACTGAAGAAGCAGGTGTAA
- the aroC gene encoding chorismate synthase, which yields MPQLRYFTAGESHGQCLIGVVEGLPAGLKLDRAAINRDLARRQQGYGRGGRMKIEADEAEIVSGVRHDETIGSPVTLMVKNRDFKINELPAVTKPRPGHADLAGVIKYDRQDARDILERSSARETTMRVAIGGVCKLLLAEVGVDIVGHIVSLGTVQAKTDGLTFAQIRERSEASEVRCADPEAEKKMIEAIDIAKGQGDTIGGVFEVIAVGVPIGLGSHVHWDRKLDANLARALMSIQAMKGVEVGLGFEAARRFGSQVHDEILPAQDGVFTRAGNNAGGFEGGMTNGQPVVVRVAMKPLSTLMKPMRSVDIQTGQEVKATVERSDVCATPAAAVIGEAVVAVELAKALLDKFGGDSVRELKRNVESYREACQRW from the coding sequence ATGCCGCAATTGCGTTACTTCACCGCGGGCGAATCGCACGGCCAATGCCTGATTGGCGTGGTCGAAGGCCTGCCGGCCGGCCTGAAATTGGATCGCGCCGCCATCAATCGCGACCTCGCTCGCCGTCAGCAGGGCTATGGACGCGGCGGTCGTATGAAGATTGAAGCCGATGAGGCGGAGATCGTATCGGGGGTGCGCCACGACGAAACCATTGGCTCTCCCGTCACGTTGATGGTGAAAAACCGTGACTTCAAGATCAACGAACTGCCGGCCGTCACGAAACCGCGTCCCGGCCATGCCGACCTTGCCGGCGTTATAAAATATGACCGCCAGGACGCACGCGATATCCTGGAACGCTCCAGCGCGCGGGAGACCACGATGCGTGTGGCAATCGGCGGGGTCTGCAAACTACTGCTCGCCGAAGTCGGCGTCGACATCGTCGGCCACATCGTCAGTCTCGGCACGGTACAGGCAAAGACAGATGGACTGACATTCGCGCAAATCCGCGAGCGGAGCGAAGCCAGTGAGGTTCGCTGCGCCGATCCCGAAGCCGAGAAGAAGATGATCGAGGCCATTGATATAGCCAAAGGTCAGGGCGATACGATCGGCGGTGTGTTTGAGGTGATCGCGGTCGGTGTCCCGATTGGGCTCGGCAGCCACGTTCATTGGGACCGGAAGCTCGATGCGAACCTGGCCCGGGCCTTGATGAGCATCCAGGCCATGAAAGGTGTCGAGGTGGGGCTCGGATTTGAAGCAGCGCGCCGCTTTGGTTCGCAGGTCCACGATGAAATCCTACCGGCGCAGGACGGGGTCTTCACCCGCGCGGGCAACAACGCTGGGGGTTTTGAAGGTGGCATGACCAACGGTCAGCCGGTTGTCGTCCGCGTCGCCATGAAACCATTGTCGACGCTCATGAAGCCGATGCGGTCCGTGGATATCCAGACCGGGCAGGAAGTAAAGGCCACGGTGGAACGTTCCGATGTCTGTGCCACGCCGGCGGCGGCGGTCATCGGGGAGGCGGTCGTCGCGGTCGAGCTGGCGAAGGCGTTGCTCGACAAGTTCGGCGGCGACAGCGTGCGCGAGTTAAAGCGCAACGTGGAAAGCTACCGCGAAGCTTGCCAGCGGTGGTAG
- a CDS encoding prepilin peptidase: MTGLQLYIDFLVFAFGAVVGSFLNVCIHRMPLDQSIVFPPSHCPHCDQRIRWADNIPLFSYLALRCKCRNCGAKISPRYFIVELLTAVLFLLMWLKLTQWDDPPVHGIYFLKAPIYWMVIAGLIVATFIDFEHYIIPNEITLGGIVVGLLLSIVYPPLMGANSLQMSVVRSVLGVLVGGVTLLVVATVGEIIFKKEAMGMGDVKFLAAIGAFFGWQATLFTVFVSSMLGGVIGLILVIGSKKGWQSRIPYGPYIALGALLWMYCGREIMKWYLGFIQG; encoded by the coding sequence GTGACCGGGCTGCAGCTCTACATCGATTTCCTCGTCTTTGCGTTTGGCGCGGTCGTCGGGAGCTTTCTCAACGTCTGCATTCACCGGATGCCTCTCGATCAATCGATTGTCTTTCCGCCATCGCATTGCCCGCACTGCGACCAGCGCATCCGTTGGGCCGACAACATCCCGCTCTTTAGTTACCTGGCGCTACGTTGCAAATGTCGCAACTGTGGCGCGAAAATCAGCCCGCGCTACTTCATCGTGGAACTATTAACTGCGGTGTTGTTCCTGCTAATGTGGCTGAAGCTAACACAGTGGGACGATCCGCCCGTACACGGCATTTACTTCCTGAAAGCGCCGATTTATTGGATGGTGATTGCCGGTTTAATCGTTGCAACGTTTATCGACTTTGAGCACTATATTATCCCTAACGAGATTACGCTCGGCGGGATCGTCGTGGGTCTGCTGCTCAGCATCGTGTATCCGCCGCTGATGGGCGCGAATTCGCTCCAGATGTCGGTTGTGCGGTCGGTTCTGGGAGTGTTGGTTGGCGGCGTGACGCTGCTGGTCGTTGCGACGGTGGGAGAGATAATCTTCAAGAAAGAAGCCATGGGAATGGGAGACGTGAAATTTCTGGCGGCCATTGGAGCGTTTTTCGGGTGGCAGGCGACGCTCTTCACGGTATTCGTGTCGTCCATGCTCGGGGGAGTCATCGGGTTGATTCTGGTGATCGGGAGCAAAAAGGGATGGCAGAGCCGCATCCCGTACGGGCCGTACATCGCGCTGGGCGCGTTGCTGTGGATGTACTGCGGACGCGAGATTATGAAGTGGTACCTGGGTTTCATTCAAGGATAA
- the aroE gene encoding shikimate dehydrogenase — MHIDGSTTIVGVFGAPIKHTASPAMHNAAFAALDMNWVYLALHVDPQNLRSALRGASDMGVVGINLTLPHKILALDCVDELDAEARKLGAVNTVTMEKGRLRGFNTDGYGFLKAIKEDFNLSIKGKRVLVLGAGGAGRGIAVKCALDGAARVIVANRTLARIEPIANEIRGTKSEFLPLKLAADEIRKVIHEVDLVVNATSVGLQGGELLGLGAELFSPRLHLYDTIYRPAETELLRVAESAGAKVANGLSMLLHQGARSFEIWTKRKAPLAVMRRALRAAVYGEKA, encoded by the coding sequence ATGCACATTGACGGCTCAACAACGATTGTCGGCGTTTTCGGCGCGCCCATCAAGCACACCGCATCTCCCGCGATGCACAACGCCGCCTTCGCGGCGCTCGATATGAATTGGGTGTACCTGGCGTTGCATGTCGATCCACAGAATTTGCGCTCGGCGTTGCGCGGCGCAAGCGACATGGGTGTGGTGGGAATCAATTTGACTCTGCCGCACAAAATTCTGGCCCTCGACTGTGTCGATGAGCTCGACGCGGAAGCCCGGAAATTGGGGGCGGTCAACACCGTCACCATGGAAAAAGGAAGGCTGCGCGGGTTCAATACCGACGGCTACGGTTTTCTCAAGGCGATCAAAGAGGACTTCAACCTGTCCATCAAGGGCAAACGAGTGCTGGTGCTCGGCGCAGGCGGAGCGGGGCGGGGGATCGCTGTGAAATGCGCGCTGGACGGAGCCGCCCGGGTCATCGTCGCCAACCGCACGCTGGCGCGGATCGAGCCCATTGCGAACGAAATTCGCGGGACGAAGAGCGAGTTCCTGCCGCTCAAACTTGCGGCAGACGAGATCCGCAAGGTGATCCACGAGGTCGATCTCGTGGTGAACGCCACATCGGTTGGCCTGCAAGGAGGCGAATTGCTCGGGCTTGGCGCGGAGCTCTTTTCGCCACGCTTGCATCTGTACGACACAATTTATCGTCCTGCGGAGACGGAGTTGCTGCGTGTCGCGGAGAGCGCGGGCGCGAAAGTCGCGAACGGACTGAGCATGCTATTGCACCAGGGCGCCAGGTCGTTCGAGATTTGGACCAAGCGGAAGGCGCCGCTGGCGGTCATGCGCCGGGCGTTGCGGGCGGCGGTCTACGGGGAAAAAGCGTGA
- a CDS encoding NADH-quinone oxidoreductase subunit N — protein MTPISYLEIFKALNSEAMLAVAALAALTLDLASLRRAEPVMRRRTIGTVAVIGLLASFIPLWQQLGHPRTVLLGGTLAVDDLIMVFKLVIVALTLITVLISMDYDVGRHVGEYFAVMLFGAIGMMLLISAEELLTIFVALELTSISLYILTAFHKSELRSQEAALKYFMFGAISSAFLLFGLSYVYGVTGATSLHGIREAVKNSGVGMSPLLATGMLFVIIGFGFKVAAVPFHLWAPDAYEGAPTPVTAFIATGSKVASFFVLLKVLFIGFAGLEGSAFWGHFSSGWTMLLAITGALSMVLGNCAAIVQRNVKRLLAYSSIAHAGYIFIGLVAASRMGATSVLFYIIVYSLTNLGAFGVVAALSSRAGGDELQDFDGMAKRAPFLSSLMLIFVLSLAGIPPLGGFLGKFYLFASAIQRDAQNFGLLWLVVLGILMSAVSLYYYLVLLKHIYVVESEDQARIITPTYLNVALGLVALAVVLLGVWPRPILELLNSLVVAL, from the coding sequence ATGACGCCGATTTCCTATCTCGAGATTTTCAAGGCCCTGAATTCGGAGGCAATGCTGGCTGTCGCTGCGCTCGCCGCGTTAACGCTGGATCTGGCGTCGTTGCGCCGCGCCGAGCCCGTCATGCGCAGGCGGACCATCGGCACGGTGGCCGTCATCGGTCTGTTGGCGTCGTTCATTCCTCTGTGGCAGCAGCTTGGCCATCCGCGAACGGTGCTGTTGGGCGGCACACTGGCCGTCGATGATTTGATCATGGTGTTTAAACTCGTGATCGTGGCGCTGACGTTGATCACCGTCTTGATCTCAATGGATTACGACGTGGGGCGACATGTTGGTGAATATTTCGCGGTGATGCTGTTTGGCGCGATCGGGATGATGCTGCTTATCAGCGCGGAAGAGTTGCTAACGATCTTCGTCGCACTCGAACTGACCAGCATTTCCCTGTACATCCTGACGGCTTTTCACAAAAGTGAACTGCGCTCCCAGGAGGCAGCACTCAAGTACTTTATGTTCGGCGCGATTTCGTCTGCGTTTCTCTTGTTCGGGTTGAGTTATGTGTATGGAGTGACCGGCGCGACCAGTTTGCACGGGATCCGGGAGGCGGTGAAGAACAGCGGAGTTGGGATGAGTCCGCTGCTGGCAACGGGGATGCTCTTTGTTATTATCGGCTTTGGATTCAAAGTCGCTGCCGTGCCATTTCATTTGTGGGCGCCCGATGCCTATGAAGGCGCGCCGACGCCGGTCACCGCATTTATCGCGACGGGATCGAAGGTCGCCAGCTTCTTCGTGCTGTTGAAGGTGCTCTTTATCGGCTTCGCGGGGCTGGAAGGTTCGGCGTTCTGGGGTCATTTCTCTTCGGGCTGGACGATGCTGCTGGCCATCACGGGTGCCTTGAGCATGGTGCTCGGGAACTGCGCGGCCATTGTACAGCGGAACGTGAAACGGCTGTTGGCGTATTCCAGCATCGCGCACGCAGGCTACATTTTCATCGGACTTGTCGCGGCTTCGCGGATGGGCGCGACCTCCGTTCTCTTCTACATTATCGTGTATTCGCTGACGAATCTGGGCGCGTTCGGTGTGGTGGCCGCGCTGTCCAGTCGCGCCGGTGGCGATGAGCTGCAGGACTTCGACGGCATGGCGAAGCGGGCGCCGTTTCTGTCATCGCTGATGTTGATCTTTGTGCTTTCGCTGGCAGGGATCCCACCGCTGGGCGGATTCCTGGGCAAGTTCTACCTTTTCGCGTCGGCGATCCAGCGTGACGCGCAGAACTTCGGACTCTTATGGTTGGTGGTGTTGGGCATCCTCATGAGTGCCGTTTCGCTTTACTATTATCTCGTGCTGCTCAAGCATATCTACGTGGTTGAAAGCGAGGACCAGGCTCGCATCATCACCCCGACATACCTGAATGTGGCATTGGGCCTCGTCGCATTGGCCGTCGTCCTGCTGGGCGTCTGGCCGAGGCCGATTCTTGAGCTTCTCAACAGCCTCGTTGTTGCTTTATAA
- a CDS encoding NADH-quinone oxidoreductase subunit M, translated as MQVDWTIYLTFLGAGLILLLPRDSKNLIRWVALLTGVAALLVGLKNYFDYNAWVNAELAAHDGRLTVGLRDLVNVPWIPALNVNYHLAVDGISFPLIILNGFVCVTGILFSWNIENRVKEFFAFFLTLIAGVYGVFMSMDLFLLFVFYELAIIPKYFVIAIWGSTRKEYGAMKLVLYSFVGSALVFIGILAVFFSAGGQTFDILELVKHPLAPAVQIWVFPLIFVGFAVLAGMWPFHTWAPTGHVAAPTAASMLLAGVVMKLGSYGCFRAAMLLFPQGLEHWKWWIAILAVIGIVYGAGVALVQKDFKFIIGYSSVSHMGFVLLGLATLNVMGMSGAVLQMFSHGIVASLLFAVVGRMVYDRTHTRQLDELGGLAKVIPFACVTFVIGGAASMGMPGFSGFVAEYQILAGAFQMHPLLALAAGLSIPITVAYILNANNKVFMERDEPAGGHGHGHSDESSSHPPLPPITLPEGVAAVILMALLVIVGLYPSIMLNMIKANVELFLRGGQ; from the coding sequence ATGCAAGTTGATTGGACAATTTATCTGACGTTCCTCGGCGCGGGCCTGATCCTGTTGTTGCCACGCGACTCGAAGAACCTCATCCGCTGGGTCGCGCTGTTGACCGGGGTAGCTGCCCTGCTTGTTGGCCTGAAGAATTATTTCGACTACAATGCGTGGGTTAACGCGGAGCTCGCGGCCCACGACGGCAGGCTGACCGTTGGCTTACGGGACCTTGTAAATGTCCCCTGGATTCCCGCGCTTAACGTGAACTACCACCTGGCGGTTGATGGCATCAGCTTCCCGCTCATCATTTTGAACGGCTTCGTGTGCGTGACGGGCATCCTGTTCAGTTGGAACATCGAGAATCGGGTCAAAGAATTCTTTGCGTTCTTCCTGACGTTGATCGCCGGTGTATACGGCGTGTTTATGTCGATGGATTTGTTTCTGTTATTCGTGTTTTACGAATTGGCGATCATCCCGAAGTACTTCGTCATTGCGATCTGGGGCTCAACCCGCAAGGAGTACGGCGCAATGAAGCTGGTGCTGTACTCGTTTGTGGGTAGTGCGCTTGTGTTTATCGGCATTTTGGCCGTCTTCTTCAGCGCCGGCGGGCAGACGTTTGATATCCTTGAACTTGTCAAACACCCCTTGGCGCCCGCAGTGCAGATTTGGGTGTTCCCATTGATCTTCGTTGGTTTCGCGGTTCTGGCGGGCATGTGGCCATTCCACACGTGGGCGCCCACGGGCCACGTGGCCGCCCCAACAGCGGCCTCGATGTTGCTTGCGGGTGTTGTGATGAAACTCGGGTCATATGGCTGTTTTCGCGCCGCCATGCTTTTATTTCCTCAGGGTCTCGAGCACTGGAAATGGTGGATTGCGATACTGGCGGTAATCGGCATCGTGTACGGCGCTGGAGTGGCGCTGGTGCAGAAGGATTTCAAGTTTATCATTGGTTACTCGAGCGTCAGTCACATGGGCTTCGTGTTGCTCGGGCTGGCAACGCTCAATGTCATGGGCATGTCGGGCGCTGTCCTACAGATGTTCTCTCACGGTATTGTCGCCAGCCTGTTGTTTGCGGTCGTCGGCCGCATGGTTTACGACCGGACGCACACGCGACAGTTGGACGAATTAGGCGGACTGGCCAAGGTCATTCCTTTTGCGTGCGTTACGTTCGTAATTGGCGGCGCGGCCTCGATGGGTATGCCGGGTTTTAGTGGATTTGTTGCGGAATACCAGATCCTTGCGGGTGCTTTTCAAATGCATCCGCTGCTGGCTCTTGCCGCCGGACTGAGTATCCCGATCACCGTCGCTTACATTCTCAATGCGAATAACAAAGTATTCATGGAACGGGACGAACCCGCTGGCGGACATGGACACGGACATAGTGACGAAAGCAGTTCGCATCCGCCGTTACCGCCGATTACGCTGCCGGAGGGCGTCGCGGCGGTCATCCTGATGGCGTTGCTGGTGATCGTCGGGCTGTATCCGTCGATCATGCTCAACATGATCAAGGCCAACGTGGAACTGTTTTTACGAGGTGGGCAATGA
- a CDS encoding NADH-quinone oxidoreductase subunit M, with the protein MSPNTSFPILSLITFAPLVGAALVLLLPKDSKGAIKVVSLVASLVSLCLTHVVWHHFDPNAGLMFEERSTWITAMNVDYHLAVDGLSITMVLLTAIIMPLALLASWKQERNVKLFFLLFLLLETGMFGVFTALNFFHWFIFWELGLIPMFFLIRIWGAEDRTYASFKFFLYTLAGSVGMLLAFAFIYLATTNAGHGSLDFIELRQMAASGELAAALGKFVEGINTHIGMHIDSARFASLLFWGTFLGFAIKVPIWPFHTWLPDAHTQAPTGGSMVLAAILLKMGVYGFLRIVLPIFPYQVQAHVNVLLFLALASIVFGAYAALAQTDFKRLVAYSSVNHMGYAMLGIFVTVATAANVTDIVNEKAAALNGAILQMFNHGISSAALFFLVGVIYDRTHTRKLEEYGGLRKIMPIYAGVLGISMFSSLGLPGLNGFVGEFLVFKGAFPIVPLVSSLATIGLVITGVFLLGMMQKVCFGPLNEKWKGLTDMNTREISIIAILMFFMFWIGLYPGPLLDASNKAVVQLVGLFQNLGH; encoded by the coding sequence ATGAGCCCCAACACGTCATTTCCTATTTTGTCGCTCATCACCTTTGCCCCGCTGGTCGGTGCGGCGCTGGTGTTGTTGCTGCCGAAAGACAGCAAGGGCGCGATCAAGGTCGTTTCACTGGTCGCCAGTCTCGTCTCGCTGTGCCTGACGCACGTTGTCTGGCATCATTTCGATCCGAATGCCGGGTTGATGTTTGAAGAGCGATCAACGTGGATCACCGCCATGAACGTGGATTACCACCTCGCTGTTGACGGCCTGAGCATAACCATGGTTTTGCTGACGGCAATCATCATGCCGCTGGCGTTACTGGCGTCTTGGAAGCAGGAACGCAATGTGAAATTGTTTTTTCTGCTGTTTCTACTGCTCGAAACCGGCATGTTCGGCGTCTTCACCGCACTCAACTTCTTCCATTGGTTCATCTTCTGGGAGTTGGGACTCATCCCGATGTTCTTCCTGATCCGGATTTGGGGCGCGGAAGACCGAACCTACGCGTCCTTCAAGTTCTTCCTGTACACGTTGGCTGGTAGCGTGGGAATGCTGCTGGCCTTTGCTTTCATTTATCTCGCGACCACCAACGCGGGTCATGGTTCCCTCGATTTCATTGAGCTACGACAGATGGCGGCGTCGGGCGAGTTGGCTGCGGCCCTCGGAAAGTTCGTCGAGGGCATCAACACGCATATTGGAATGCACATCGATTCGGCGCGCTTTGCCTCGCTATTGTTCTGGGGCACATTCCTCGGCTTCGCCATCAAAGTGCCCATCTGGCCGTTTCACACGTGGCTGCCGGATGCGCATACCCAGGCGCCCACGGGCGGTTCCATGGTCCTCGCCGCAATCTTGCTGAAGATGGGCGTGTATGGGTTTTTGCGGATCGTGTTGCCGATTTTTCCTTATCAAGTGCAAGCACATGTTAACGTCCTGCTATTCTTGGCGTTGGCCAGCATCGTCTTTGGCGCGTACGCGGCCTTGGCGCAGACTGACTTCAAGCGCCTCGTTGCGTATTCCTCCGTAAACCACATGGGCTACGCGATGCTCGGCATTTTCGTGACTGTGGCCACGGCGGCCAACGTGACGGACATAGTCAACGAGAAGGCCGCGGCACTGAACGGCGCTATCTTGCAAATGTTCAACCACGGAATCAGCTCGGCGGCATTGTTCTTTCTCGTCGGCGTCATCTACGACCGCACACACACGCGCAAACTGGAAGAGTACGGCGGGCTTCGAAAAATCATGCCGATTTACGCGGGGGTACTGGGCATCTCCATGTTCTCGTCACTGGGATTGCCCGGTCTCAACGGGTTCGTGGGCGAATTCCTCGTATTCAAAGGCGCTTTCCCCATTGTCCCGCTGGTATCCTCGCTGGCAACCATCGGACTGGTCATCACCGGCGTGTTTCTGCTCGGGATGATGCAAAAGGTTTGCTTCGGCCCGCTCAACGAGAAGTGGAAGGGGCTCACCGACATGAACACGCGCGAGATTTCCATCATCGCCATCCTGATGTTCTTCATGTTTTGGATTGGCCTCTATCCAGGGCCATTACTCGACGCTTCCAACAAAGCTGTAGTGCAACTGGTGGGTTTGTTCCAGAACCTGGGACACTGA